In the genome of Burkholderiales bacterium, the window GTCCCGGAACCGGCGCCAACCTGATTCATTATCGAGGCCGCGAAACAGACTGGATCGGAATCGAACCGAATCCATACATGCACGCTTATCTCAAAAAAGAGGCAGAAAAACTCGGCATAGCGGTCGATCTGCGCGGCGGAGTTGGCGAGCGGCTGGAGATCGAAGACAACAGTATCGATGCTGTGGTCGCGACTTTAGTGCTCTGTTCGGTAAATAATCTTGCCGACGTATTGCGGGAGATTTTGCGGGTGCTGAAACCCGGCGGGCAGTTCTTCTTCATGGAGCATGTCGCGGCCCCGCGCGGCACA includes:
- a CDS encoding class I SAM-dependent methyltransferase, encoding PGTGANLIHYRGRETDWIGIEPNPYMHAYLKKEAEKLGIAVDLRGGVGERLEIEDNSIDAVVATLVLCSVNNLADVLREILRVLKPGGQFFFMEHVAAPRGTWLRRIQQWIRPIWKPLLDGCRPDQETWIALEQAGFATVTYDRFTGPIPIASPHIIGVAVKKSCRP